The following are encoded in a window of Sorex araneus isolate mSorAra2 chromosome 11, mSorAra2.pri, whole genome shotgun sequence genomic DNA:
- the LOC101542578 gene encoding carbonic anhydrase 15-like isoform X4 gives MPRIQSVGYDSAPPGPWTLENNGHTVLLHVDSGPQSLLRMWGAGLPGPAYRALQLHFHWGRPGRSGSEHSLGGQRRSMEMHVLHMNTRYQSLGEALGHPDGLAVLAVLLAEQVSDNANFSTLVSQLKNVSEPGTSVNLVSTFPLASLLPSTSRHLHYFRYSGSLTTPGCQPTVLWTVLEDAVPIGHLQVAQFQSVRLTGRRGSHPLRFTENFRPQQPLGGRRVSASPGVYIPATAPSPAPAQALVCRALLGLGLSLGLWQGPLGPD, from the exons ATGCCCAGGATCCAAAGTGTG GGCTATGACTCGGCACCTCCAGGACCCTGGACCCTGGAGAACAATGGCCACACAG TGCTTCTCCACGTGGATAGCGGCCCACAGAGCCTCCTGCGcatgtggggtgcagggctgcCGGGGCCAGCCTACCGGGCTCTGCAGCTGCATTTCCACTGGGGGCGTCCCGGGCGTTCAGGCTCCGAGCACAGCCTGGGCGGGCAGCGCCGCTCTATGGAG ATGCATGTGTTGCATATGAACACGCGGTACCAGAGCCTGGGGGAGGCCCTGGGTCACCCTGATGGGCTGGCAGTATTGGCAGTGCTCCTGGCG GAGCAGGTTTCAGACAACGCCAACTTCTCGACTCTGGTGTCCCAGCTGAAGAATGTGTCCGAGCCTG GGACTTCTGTGAATCTGGTGTCCACCTTCCCGCTGGCCTCGCTGCTGCCCAGCACCTCGCGTCACTTGCATTACTTCCGCTACTCGGGGTCCCTGACCACGCCTGGCTGCCAGCCCACGGTGCTCTGGACAGTCCTTGAGGATGCAGTGCCCATCGGTCATCTGCAG GTGGCCCAGTTCCAGAGTGTGCGCCTGACTGGCCGCCGGGGTTCGCACCCCTTACGGTTCACAGAGAACTTCCGCCCACAGCAGCCACTCGGGGGACGTAGGGTCTCTGCCTCCCCAGGAGTTTACATCCCAgccacagcccccagccctgcccccgcccaggcCCTTGTGTGCAGAGCTTtgctgggcctggggctcagcCTGGGGCTCTGGCAGGGCCCCTTGGGACCAGACTGA
- the LOC101542578 gene encoding carbonic anhydrase 15-like isoform X1, with product MPAAGTQHRPPPTQSALISHHQNGPSWVPPPQPSPGGQPGSPSDIALPPANKSTLAGRLTPLASATCLLAAAGQGCSMWGAGLALALLTVPLAVCMDSNGVWCYDAQDPKCGPTHWKEVAPACGGPAQSPINIDLHLVQRDPTLGPLIFQGYDSAPPGPWTLENNGHTVLLHVDSGPQSLLRMWGAGLPGPAYRALQLHFHWGRPGRSGSEHSLGGQRRSMEMHVLHMNTRYQSLGEALGHPDGLAVLAVLLAEQVSDNANFSTLVSQLKNVSEPGTSVNLVSTFPLASLLPSTSRHLHYFRYSGSLTTPGCQPTVLWTVLEDAVPIGHLQVAQFQSVRLTGRRGSHPLRFTENFRPQQPLGGRRVSASPGVYIPATAPSPAPAQALVCRALLGLGLSLGLWQGPLGPD from the exons ATGCCTGCAGCTGGTACACAgcaccgccctccccccacccagtcagctctcatttcccaccaccagaatgGCCCTTCCTGGGTGCCACCCCCTCAGCCCTCTCCAGGTGGCCAGCCTGGAAGCCCATCGGATATAGCCCTGCCCCCGGCCAATAAAAGCACCCTTGCTGGCCGCCTCACGCCACTGGCCTCTGCCACTTGCCTGCTGGCTGCAGCTGGCCAAGGCTGCAGCATGTGGGGTGCAGGGCTTGCACTAGCCCTCCTCACAGTGCCTCTGGCCGTGTGCATGGACTCCAACG GTGTCTGGTGCTACGATGCCCAGGATCCAAAGTGTG GTCCCACCCACTGGAAGGAGGTGGCCCCTGCCTGCGGGGGCCCAGCACAATCCCCCATCAATATCGACCTTCACTTGGTACAGCGGGACCCAACCCTTGGGCCCCTCATCTTCCAGGGCTATGACTCGGCACCTCCAGGACCCTGGACCCTGGAGAACAATGGCCACACAG TGCTTCTCCACGTGGATAGCGGCCCACAGAGCCTCCTGCGcatgtggggtgcagggctgcCGGGGCCAGCCTACCGGGCTCTGCAGCTGCATTTCCACTGGGGGCGTCCCGGGCGTTCAGGCTCCGAGCACAGCCTGGGCGGGCAGCGCCGCTCTATGGAG ATGCATGTGTTGCATATGAACACGCGGTACCAGAGCCTGGGGGAGGCCCTGGGTCACCCTGATGGGCTGGCAGTATTGGCAGTGCTCCTGGCG GAGCAGGTTTCAGACAACGCCAACTTCTCGACTCTGGTGTCCCAGCTGAAGAATGTGTCCGAGCCTG GGACTTCTGTGAATCTGGTGTCCACCTTCCCGCTGGCCTCGCTGCTGCCCAGCACCTCGCGTCACTTGCATTACTTCCGCTACTCGGGGTCCCTGACCACGCCTGGCTGCCAGCCCACGGTGCTCTGGACAGTCCTTGAGGATGCAGTGCCCATCGGTCATCTGCAG GTGGCCCAGTTCCAGAGTGTGCGCCTGACTGGCCGCCGGGGTTCGCACCCCTTACGGTTCACAGAGAACTTCCGCCCACAGCAGCCACTCGGGGGACGTAGGGTCTCTGCCTCCCCAGGAGTTTACATCCCAgccacagcccccagccctgcccccgcccaggcCCTTGTGTGCAGAGCTTtgctgggcctggggctcagcCTGGGGCTCTGGCAGGGCCCCTTGGGACCAGACTGA
- the LOC101542578 gene encoding carbonic anhydrase 15-like isoform X3 yields MPAAGTQHRPPPTQSALISHHQNGPSWVPPPQPSPGGQPGSPSDIALPPANKSTLAGRLTPLASATCLLAAAGQGCSMWGAGLALALLTVPLAVCMDSNGVWCYDAQDPKCVLLHVDSGPQSLLRMWGAGLPGPAYRALQLHFHWGRPGRSGSEHSLGGQRRSMEMHVLHMNTRYQSLGEALGHPDGLAVLAVLLAEQVSDNANFSTLVSQLKNVSEPGTSVNLVSTFPLASLLPSTSRHLHYFRYSGSLTTPGCQPTVLWTVLEDAVPIGHLQVAQFQSVRLTGRRGSHPLRFTENFRPQQPLGGRRVSASPGVYIPATAPSPAPAQALVCRALLGLGLSLGLWQGPLGPD; encoded by the exons ATGCCTGCAGCTGGTACACAgcaccgccctccccccacccagtcagctctcatttcccaccaccagaatgGCCCTTCCTGGGTGCCACCCCCTCAGCCCTCTCCAGGTGGCCAGCCTGGAAGCCCATCGGATATAGCCCTGCCCCCGGCCAATAAAAGCACCCTTGCTGGCCGCCTCACGCCACTGGCCTCTGCCACTTGCCTGCTGGCTGCAGCTGGCCAAGGCTGCAGCATGTGGGGTGCAGGGCTTGCACTAGCCCTCCTCACAGTGCCTCTGGCCGTGTGCATGGACTCCAACG GTGTCTGGTGCTACGATGCCCAGGATCCAAAGTGTG TGCTTCTCCACGTGGATAGCGGCCCACAGAGCCTCCTGCGcatgtggggtgcagggctgcCGGGGCCAGCCTACCGGGCTCTGCAGCTGCATTTCCACTGGGGGCGTCCCGGGCGTTCAGGCTCCGAGCACAGCCTGGGCGGGCAGCGCCGCTCTATGGAG ATGCATGTGTTGCATATGAACACGCGGTACCAGAGCCTGGGGGAGGCCCTGGGTCACCCTGATGGGCTGGCAGTATTGGCAGTGCTCCTGGCG GAGCAGGTTTCAGACAACGCCAACTTCTCGACTCTGGTGTCCCAGCTGAAGAATGTGTCCGAGCCTG GGACTTCTGTGAATCTGGTGTCCACCTTCCCGCTGGCCTCGCTGCTGCCCAGCACCTCGCGTCACTTGCATTACTTCCGCTACTCGGGGTCCCTGACCACGCCTGGCTGCCAGCCCACGGTGCTCTGGACAGTCCTTGAGGATGCAGTGCCCATCGGTCATCTGCAG GTGGCCCAGTTCCAGAGTGTGCGCCTGACTGGCCGCCGGGGTTCGCACCCCTTACGGTTCACAGAGAACTTCCGCCCACAGCAGCCACTCGGGGGACGTAGGGTCTCTGCCTCCCCAGGAGTTTACATCCCAgccacagcccccagccctgcccccgcccaggcCCTTGTGTGCAGAGCTTtgctgggcctggggctcagcCTGGGGCTCTGGCAGGGCCCCTTGGGACCAGACTGA
- the LOC101542578 gene encoding carbonic anhydrase 15-like isoform X2 produces the protein MPAAGTQHRPPPTQSALISHHQNGPSWVPPPQPSPGGQPGSPSDIALPPANKSTLAGRLTPLASATCLLAAAGQGCSMWGAGLALALLTVPLAVCMDSNGVWCYDAQDPKCGPTHWKEVAPACGGPAQSPINIDLHLVQRDPTLGPLIFQGYDSAPPGPWTLENNGHTVLLHVDSGPQSLLRMWGAGLPGPAYRALQLHFHWGRPGRSGSEHSLGGQRRSMEEQVSDNANFSTLVSQLKNVSEPGTSVNLVSTFPLASLLPSTSRHLHYFRYSGSLTTPGCQPTVLWTVLEDAVPIGHLQVAQFQSVRLTGRRGSHPLRFTENFRPQQPLGGRRVSASPGVYIPATAPSPAPAQALVCRALLGLGLSLGLWQGPLGPD, from the exons ATGCCTGCAGCTGGTACACAgcaccgccctccccccacccagtcagctctcatttcccaccaccagaatgGCCCTTCCTGGGTGCCACCCCCTCAGCCCTCTCCAGGTGGCCAGCCTGGAAGCCCATCGGATATAGCCCTGCCCCCGGCCAATAAAAGCACCCTTGCTGGCCGCCTCACGCCACTGGCCTCTGCCACTTGCCTGCTGGCTGCAGCTGGCCAAGGCTGCAGCATGTGGGGTGCAGGGCTTGCACTAGCCCTCCTCACAGTGCCTCTGGCCGTGTGCATGGACTCCAACG GTGTCTGGTGCTACGATGCCCAGGATCCAAAGTGTG GTCCCACCCACTGGAAGGAGGTGGCCCCTGCCTGCGGGGGCCCAGCACAATCCCCCATCAATATCGACCTTCACTTGGTACAGCGGGACCCAACCCTTGGGCCCCTCATCTTCCAGGGCTATGACTCGGCACCTCCAGGACCCTGGACCCTGGAGAACAATGGCCACACAG TGCTTCTCCACGTGGATAGCGGCCCACAGAGCCTCCTGCGcatgtggggtgcagggctgcCGGGGCCAGCCTACCGGGCTCTGCAGCTGCATTTCCACTGGGGGCGTCCCGGGCGTTCAGGCTCCGAGCACAGCCTGGGCGGGCAGCGCCGCTCTATGGAG GAGCAGGTTTCAGACAACGCCAACTTCTCGACTCTGGTGTCCCAGCTGAAGAATGTGTCCGAGCCTG GGACTTCTGTGAATCTGGTGTCCACCTTCCCGCTGGCCTCGCTGCTGCCCAGCACCTCGCGTCACTTGCATTACTTCCGCTACTCGGGGTCCCTGACCACGCCTGGCTGCCAGCCCACGGTGCTCTGGACAGTCCTTGAGGATGCAGTGCCCATCGGTCATCTGCAG GTGGCCCAGTTCCAGAGTGTGCGCCTGACTGGCCGCCGGGGTTCGCACCCCTTACGGTTCACAGAGAACTTCCGCCCACAGCAGCCACTCGGGGGACGTAGGGTCTCTGCCTCCCCAGGAGTTTACATCCCAgccacagcccccagccctgcccccgcccaggcCCTTGTGTGCAGAGCTTtgctgggcctggggctcagcCTGGGGCTCTGGCAGGGCCCCTTGGGACCAGACTGA